The Terriglobales bacterium sequence AAAAAGAAAGCCCCAGGAAAGGTTAAACGTTCGGCTTCCAAGCCGAAGAAAACAAAGCCTGTTGCCAGGAAATCCCCGCGCGCCGCCGCGGCCCGCCGCGAACCCCAGCGCAAACCCTCCCTCGCCGACGACCCCAGATATTCACAAGCAGTGGATAACTATCAGGCGGGGTTGAAGGCGATGCAGGAGCGGAAATTCGAGCGGGCAAAGGGGCTCTTGCAGAAGGTGGTGGAGGGCCAGAGCCGGGAGCTGGCGGACCGGGCGGCGGTGCATCTGAGTACCTGCAATCAGCAACTGGCGCGGGGCAGCACCAGCTTCAAGACCTCGGAAGAACACTACGATTACGCGGTCGCCCTGATGAACCAGGGCAACTACGACGACGCCCGCGCCCACCTGGAGAAGATCCTCAAGCAGAACTCGAAGGCCGACTACGCCATCTACGGCCTGGCGGTGCTCGACTGCCTGCAAGGACGGGTGGAGGACTCGCTGCGCCATCTGGACCAGGCGATCCGCCTGAATCCCGCGCATCGCATCCACGCCCGCAACGACACCGATTTCCAGAACCTGGCCGACGATCCCCGCTTCACCGAGCTGCTCTACCCCGAACCCGGCGCCGAGGCCCCTCCTGCCACGCCTTCCTGGAAGCGGTAGAATCCAAGCATGGCTCCAACTCAGCCACCGGCCCGCGACGCAGCACAGGGCTTTCGTCTGGTCGCTCTGGGCGGCGGCACCGGGCTTTCCACGCTGCTCAAGGGGCTGAAGAAGTACGTGCCCGCGCCGGGCGTGGTGCCAGCGCAAGGCGCGTACATCACCGACCTGAGCGCCATCGTGACGGTGACCGACGACGGCGGCTCCAGCGGCCGGCTGCGCAAGGAGTTCAACATCCTGCCGCCGGGCGACATCCGCAACTGCATGGTGGCGGTGGCGGAAGACGAGACTCTGCTCTCCAAGCTCTTTCAGTACCGCTTCCCTGGCGGCAGCGGCTCGGGGCTGGAGGGCCACAGCTTCGGCAACCTGTTCCTGACCGCCATGGCCGCGGTCACCGGCGACTTCGCGGAAGCGGTCAAGCTCTCGGCGGGCGTGCTGGCCTCGCGCGGCCACATCTACCCGGCGACCACCGCTAATGTACAGCTCGAAGCCCTGATGACCGACGGCACGCGGGTGCACGGCGAGACCAACATCACCGCCAGCGAGGGGCGCATCGCCGAGCTGCGCCTGGCGCCGGCCGATGCGCAGCCGCTACCGGAAGCCATCGCCGCCATCGAGCGCGCCGACCTGATCACCGTCGGGCCGGGCTCGCTGTTCACCAGCCTGGTGACGAACATGCTGGTGCGCGCCATCCCCGAGGCCATCGCCCGCTCGCGTGCGGTCAAAGTTTTCGTGTGCAACCTGATGACCCAGGCCAACGAGAGCCTGGGGCTGACTGCATCCGAGCACATCAAGGCGATCCGCGAGCATGCGCCGCAAATGGTCTTTGACTATGCCCTGGTCAACGACGCTTACCTCTCCGATCATCTGAAGGCCAAGTACGCGCTGGAGGGCGCGTCGCAAATCGTGGGCGACGTGGAAGCCATCGAGGCCCTGGGCGTGCGTACCGTGATGGGCGACTTCCTGGAGGAAGGGCCGGTGGCCCGCCACGCCACCGAGCGCGTGGCCCGCACCCTGCTCGACCTGGCCGCGGGCACGCTGGGTCCCCAGGCAAGCGCTTCCGAAGCGGTGCGCAGCGCGTTAACGTAGTGCGCTGAGCTCGTAACTTTCTTCGGTGCGGCAGCTTGAGCCCGTTCCCAGACGAGCAAAACCGGCTCGTCTGGGCCACCCTGAGTTACCTGGGCCACCCGCCTACCTGAAAGCGGTAGGACGCGAGAAAGACATGGATTGGGAATAGCAGGAGAGCGACATTGTGACTCGACTTCGAGAGTGTTGCGTGTTGTTCTTAACTGCGACCTTGCTCCTCGTACAAGCGAGGGCCGCTCAGGATGGACCTTCTGACGATGCTGCATCGCGGTCTCCCGCGGAGAAGCTGAAGTTGATAACCATCGGCGAGGAGTTTACGCGCGCAGGGCATCGCGGGAGCTTCCGAATCTATGCAGCTCCGGATGGTACCAAGGCGGAAATACATTACATACATTTTCGCTCCGCTCAGGACGCCGAGCGCCAAACTAAAGAGTGGCTGAAGCTCGCGCACAGGGTCATAAGCAAGGCGCAGAACAAGGACGAAAGCGGGCATGTGATTGGCACTCGATTCGTGGCCATTGGGCAAAAAGTAGAATCAGCCGAAAGGGACCACTTGATCATCAGAAGAAGTAATCTCGATTGCTACCTCATCCAATCAATCTCATTGCCAGTCGCGGAGCAGGTTGAAGAGCTAATCAAGGGTAGTAAATTCGGCGGTCGCCCAGACAAATGAGATGTCGCACAGCCGTGCGGGTAGGCGGGTGGCCCACGCTTTCCTGTTCGCATCATCACTGCCGTGGGTGGCCCACGCTTTCCTGTTCGCATCATCACTGCCGTGGGTGCCCCGTCTTTTGGCGCGCCGCCCCTTGCGCGACAAAGGGCGGGCAACGATGCTGCCTCAACCCGCGATCCGGCGCAACTCCATCTTCCAGGTATTCAGCTTCACCGGCCCGGTTTCACCGAATGCGTAATATCGATAACTGCTCCACCGCCATTGCGCCGGCCGGCGCTGCCGAGCAGCCGCTGACGACGGTAACAACTGCAGGTGATGAAGTGCAGATGCCGCGTCCCGTAGTAGCGCCGGAGTCCTTTGGACATGCGCCGGAGCCTAGCTCAAACTGCCCAATTCGCGCAGTGATATTCTCCCGCCCTTTGCGCCCAACCCCACGGCGCAAAGGACGGGGCACCCGCAGTGGGGAATGGTGCGAAGAGAAAGGCCGGGGCACCCGCCCCACTGATCTGACTACCGGACGGGTGCGCAGCGCGCTAACATAGGCCGCGGAACTGATCGTCTATCGCAGTCCAGGAACCCTGTGCCGAAATCAAAACGCACTCGCAAGGTCAGTGTCGGTAAGTTCGCCATCGCCATCATGGCGGCCGGCAAAGGCACCCGCCTGAAGTCCCGATTCCCCAAGGTGCTGCACGAGGTCGGCGGCAAGCCGATGCTGGAGCACGTGATCGCCTCCGCGAAGAAAGTGGTGGCGGCGGAAGACATCTACGTCATCATCGGCCACGAAGCCGACCTGGTGCGCGAGCGGGTGGGCGCGACCGGCGTCAACTTTGTGCTGCAGGCGGAGCAGCGGGGGACGGGACACGCCATCATGGTGGCGCGCGACGCGCTGGCGAAGTACGACCGCTTCCTGGTGCTGTCGGGCGACGTGCCGCTGATCTGGGCGGGGACCATCGAGCGGCTGCGCGACTTCCACCGCGCGCAGAAAGCGGCGATGACCATCCTGACGGCCGAGGTCGAGAACCCGCACGGCTACGGCCGGGTCGTGCGCAAGAACGAGAAGGGCGCGGAGGTTGCGGCCATCGTGGAGCAGAAGGCGCTGACGCCAAAGCAGCGCAAGCTGCGGGAGATCAATTCCGGCATCTATGCCTTCGAGAGCAAGCCGCTGTTCGCGCGCATCCACAAGCTCAAGACCGACAACGCCCACAAGGAGTACTACCTGACGGACATGGCGCGCCTGCTGGTGCGCGACAAGCAGAAGGTAGTGGCGCTGCCGGCGATGAATGCCGAGGAGGTGCTGGGCAGCAACACGCGCCTGGAGCTCTCGATGATCGACCAGCACCTGCGCATGGCCAAGTGCTACCAGCTGATGGCCGAGGGCGTCACCATCTACAAGCCGGAGACCTGCGTCATCGACAGCGACGTCGAGATCGCGCCCGACACCGTGATCGAGCCGTTCGTGCAGGTGCTGGGAGCGTCGAAGATCGGCGGGGAGTGCCGCATCCGGTCGTACACCATCATCGAGAACTGCGAGATCGGCGACCGGGTCGAGATCCGGGCGAACTGCGTGCTGGACCAGGCGCGGGTGGAGCCGGGGGCGCTCATCGGGCCGTTCTCGCGGCTGCGCCCGGGAAGCGACATCGGCGCCGGGGCGCACGTGGGCAATTTCGTGGAGACCAAGAAGACGCGCATGGGGCGGGGCTCGAAGGCCAACCACCTGACGTATCTCGGGGACGCGCTGATCGGCGACGAGGTGAACGTCGGGGCCGGCACCATCACCTGCAACTTCGACGGCAAGGACAAGCACGCAACCGTGATCGACGACGGC is a genomic window containing:
- a CDS encoding gluconeogenesis factor YvcK family protein, with protein sequence MAPTQPPARDAAQGFRLVALGGGTGLSTLLKGLKKYVPAPGVVPAQGAYITDLSAIVTVTDDGGSSGRLRKEFNILPPGDIRNCMVAVAEDETLLSKLFQYRFPGGSGSGLEGHSFGNLFLTAMAAVTGDFAEAVKLSAGVLASRGHIYPATTANVQLEALMTDGTRVHGETNITASEGRIAELRLAPADAQPLPEAIAAIERADLITVGPGSLFTSLVTNMLVRAIPEAIARSRAVKVFVCNLMTQANESLGLTASEHIKAIREHAPQMVFDYALVNDAYLSDHLKAKYALEGASQIVGDVEAIEALGVRTVMGDFLEEGPVARHATERVARTLLDLAAGTLGPQASASEAVRSALT
- a CDS encoding tetratricopeptide repeat protein, with product MDNYQAGLKAMQERKFERAKGLLQKVVEGQSRELADRAAVHLSTCNQQLARGSTSFKTSEEHYDYAVALMNQGNYDDARAHLEKILKQNSKADYAIYGLAVLDCLQGRVEDSLRHLDQAIRLNPAHRIHARNDTDFQNLADDPRFTELLYPEPGAEAPPATPSWKR
- the glmU gene encoding bifunctional UDP-N-acetylglucosamine diphosphorylase/glucosamine-1-phosphate N-acetyltransferase GlmU; this translates as MPKSKRTRKVSVGKFAIAIMAAGKGTRLKSRFPKVLHEVGGKPMLEHVIASAKKVVAAEDIYVIIGHEADLVRERVGATGVNFVLQAEQRGTGHAIMVARDALAKYDRFLVLSGDVPLIWAGTIERLRDFHRAQKAAMTILTAEVENPHGYGRVVRKNEKGAEVAAIVEQKALTPKQRKLREINSGIYAFESKPLFARIHKLKTDNAHKEYYLTDMARLLVRDKQKVVALPAMNAEEVLGSNTRLELSMIDQHLRMAKCYQLMAEGVTIYKPETCVIDSDVEIAPDTVIEPFVQVLGASKIGGECRIRSYTIIENCEIGDRVEIRANCVLDQARVEPGALIGPFSRLRPGSDIGAGAHVGNFVETKKTRMGRGSKANHLTYLGDALIGDEVNVGAGTITCNFDGKDKHATVIDDGAFIGSDSTLVAPVRIGRGAYVGAGSTITDDVPAESLALGRGRQVVKEGWVRERREKSA